In a single window of the Caulobacter soli genome:
- a CDS encoding CPBP family glutamic-type intramembrane protease, with protein sequence MLQRLRRSLTTLPDARGWALCGLVAAITGGLMAAIGFSTGLYALTPAVPGLPLRLLTVLFVPALGEEIPFRGLLVPGRDETSNPWPAIALSTALYVAWHPLEALTFLPQAAMFLHPDFLACTAILGLACALMRWRTGSLWPAVILHGGFVAVWQTWLGGVRL encoded by the coding sequence ATGCTCCAGCGCCTGCGCCGATCCTTGACCACCCTGCCCGACGCGCGCGGCTGGGCGCTGTGCGGCCTGGTCGCGGCGATCACGGGCGGCCTGATGGCGGCCATTGGCTTTTCGACCGGGCTCTACGCCCTCACCCCCGCCGTCCCCGGCCTGCCGCTGCGGCTGCTGACGGTGCTGTTCGTACCGGCCCTGGGCGAGGAGATCCCCTTTCGTGGCCTGCTGGTTCCCGGGCGCGACGAGACGTCAAACCCCTGGCCGGCCATCGCGCTCTCGACCGCGCTCTATGTCGCCTGGCACCCGCTGGAGGCCCTGACCTTCCTGCCCCAGGCGGCGATGTTCCTGCACCCGGACTTCCTGGCCTGCACCGCGATCCTGGGCCTGGCCTGCGCCCTGATGCGCTGGCGGACGGGTTCGCTGTGGCCGGCGGTGATCCTGCACGGCGGTTTCGTCGCGGTCTGGCAGACCTGGCTGGGCGGGGTGCGGCTGTAG